The Flavobacterium praedii genome window below encodes:
- a CDS encoding TolC family protein, with protein MNKKIIFLSTFCLLVTNLHSQIVVSTSLEEAINKAIDKNISLKNSTIEIEKLNLQEKGIRNKYIPTVEAYALYSYFDSNLTLDFPSTTVGNIPLFKDKGTFDNSGNFFIGSLMAKSVLFSGMQIPNGANAVKQKAIGTAYLKDSEKDAIIKDVINTFDQLKLINETEKLINDSDKRLNTETKRVSRAIELGLAIPYDRDKIKLALLELESKRIELNGKRALLYKKIEYLTGYSNTEINAVQYEIVPYILFDTNLNTDNKQEIKALESFKLASEYLLKKEKGTYLPTVGAFGGITYSSIFDLKGTTSTIPIINQPVSLGVNEFSLKPLLMVGAAMKWEIFAGFEREHKVHEAKLNIEKVQNQIDDTKQKLQLLLENNMVNYDVLMKKIEISNQQEKVAKNNLNLASKQYKEGLINVSELLEAENDSFKVSTTKLNTLIEERLAAIETIITTGELSKKLSK; from the coding sequence ATGAATAAGAAAATTATTTTCCTATCCACTTTTTGTTTACTTGTAACAAATTTACATTCTCAGATAGTAGTTTCTACAAGTCTTGAAGAGGCTATAAACAAAGCAATCGACAAAAACATTTCGCTTAAAAACTCAACAATAGAAATAGAAAAACTAAATCTACAAGAAAAAGGGATTCGCAATAAGTACATCCCAACAGTAGAAGCCTACGCACTCTATTCTTACTTTGATAGCAACTTGACATTGGATTTCCCAAGTACAACCGTTGGAAATATCCCATTATTTAAAGATAAAGGAACCTTTGACAACTCGGGTAATTTTTTCATTGGCAGTCTTATGGCAAAAAGTGTGTTATTTAGTGGCATGCAAATACCCAATGGAGCCAATGCGGTCAAACAAAAAGCCATTGGAACAGCTTATTTGAAAGACTCTGAGAAAGACGCCATAATCAAAGATGTAATTAACACTTTTGATCAATTAAAACTAATCAACGAAACCGAGAAACTAATTAATGACAGTGATAAAAGGCTGAATACCGAAACCAAAAGAGTTTCTAGAGCAATTGAACTGGGACTTGCCATTCCTTATGATAGGGATAAAATAAAATTGGCTTTATTGGAATTAGAGTCCAAAAGAATTGAATTAAACGGAAAACGAGCGCTACTTTACAAAAAAATCGAATACTTAACGGGTTATTCCAACACAGAAATTAATGCAGTTCAATACGAAATTGTTCCCTATATTCTTTTTGATACTAATTTAAACACCGACAACAAACAAGAAATAAAGGCTTTAGAATCATTCAAATTAGCAAGCGAATATTTATTAAAAAAAGAAAAAGGCACTTACCTACCAACTGTTGGCGCTTTTGGGGGTATTACTTATTCCAGTATATTTGATTTGAAAGGAACTACTTCAACTATTCCTATTATAAACCAACCTGTAAGTTTGGGGGTAAATGAATTTTCGTTAAAACCTTTGTTAATGGTTGGCGCTGCAATGAAATGGGAAATTTTTGCGGGTTTTGAAAGAGAACATAAAGTACATGAAGCCAAATTAAATATCGAAAAAGTTCAGAACCAAATTGACGACACCAAACAAAAACTACAGTTATTGCTAGAAAACAATATGGTTAATTATGATGTTTTAATGAAAAAAATTGAAATCTCTAACCAGCAAGAAAAAGTTGCCAAAAACAATTTAAACTTGGCTTCCAAACAATACAAAGAAGGACTTATCAATGTTTCTGAATTATTAGAAGCCGAAAATGACTCTTTCAAAGTATCTACTACCAAATTAAACACCCTAATAGAAGAACGTTTAGCCGCAATTGAAACGATTATAACCACTGGGGAATTGTCTAAAAAATTATCTAAATAA